One window from the genome of Lonchura striata isolate bLonStr1 chromosome 24, bLonStr1.mat, whole genome shotgun sequence encodes:
- the LOC110476775 gene encoding arylacetamide deacetylase-like 4: MEILLAIFLCVLTGIVAIAFYYEHPKAEVPHGISEHQKLYVLHYFINFGFGLATLLDKVGIMSEIHFLRVVMATIPPLKDTRLHIKDLRFERVKVRIYQLKTSNSNQRRGILYFHGGVGQFGSIQAYERMCRYLCRKTNSVVVCVGYRLAPEHPFPAQFEDCLTAAIHFLRTAQDHGVDPSRIVICGDSSGGTLTAAVAQALVNRRDLPKLRAQILIYPFLQCVDFNLPSYQQNERVPILLKRRTLVLGLKYVNMDLGIMEEVFKGCHVSEDRRLKYQKWVGPDYIPHEFKTRGYKPSPTPLPSKELCELVESMFDPVFSPLLAEDSVIAQLPETFILTCEFDVLRDDGLLYKKRLEDHGVKVTWCHLQEGFHGTLFLALFGRVIGFRSGAKGLEKIVNFLRLM, translated from the exons ATGGAAATTCTCCTGgccatttttctctgtgttttgacTGGTATTGTGGCAATTGCTTTCTATTATGAACACCCCAAAGCAGAAGTTCCTCATGGAATCAGTGAGCACCAAAAGCTTTATGTTCTTCATTACTTCATTAACTTTGGGTTTGGTCTG GCAACATTACTGGACAAAGTAGGTATAATGTCAGAGATCCATTTCCTCAGGGTTGTAATGGCGACAATACCACCATTAAAGGATACACGACTTCATATCAAGGACTTAAGGTTTGAAAGGGTTAAAGTGAGAATTTACCAGCTAAAAACATCAAACAGTAACCAGAGGAGGGgaattctttattttcatgGAGGAGTTGGCCAGTTTGGAAGTATCC AGGCCTATGAAAGAATGTGCCGCTATCTCTGCAGGAAGACCAACTCAGTGGTGGTGTGTGTTGG GTATCGTTTAGCTCCCGAGCACCCATTTCCAGCCCAGTTTGAGGACTGTCTCACTGCTGCCATCCATTTTCTGAGGACTGCACAAGACCACGGAGTCGACCCTTCCCGCATTGTCATCTGTGGAGACAGCAGTGGAGGGACACTCACTGCTGCCGTGGCCCAAGCTCTGGtgaacagaagagatctccCAAAGCTGAGAGCACAAATCCTAATATATCCTTTTCTGCAGTGTGTGGACTTCAATTTGCCTTCCTATCAGCAGAATGAGAGAGTCCCCATTTTGCTAAAGAGGCGAACCCTTGTTCTTGGCTTGAAGTATGTTAATATGGACTTGGGCATCATGGAAGAAGTATTCAAAGGTTGCCACGTTTCAGAAGATCGGAGACTGAAATATCAGAAATGGGTGGGTCCTGACTACATCCCTCATGAGTTTAAAACAAGAGGTTACAAACCAAGTCCAACACCTCTACCCTCCAAAGAACTCTGTGAATTGGTCGAGTCCATGTTTGACCCTGTTTTTTCACCGTTGTTGGCTGAAGACAGTGTTATTGCTCAGCTTCCTGAGACTTTCATTTTGACCTGTGAATTTGATGTGCTTCGAGATGATGGACTGCTGTACAAGAAACGATTAGAGGACCACGGTGTGAAAGTGACCTGGTGCCATCTGCAAGAGGGGTTCCATGGAACACTGTTCTTAGCACTTTTTGGTAGGGTGATAGGATTCCGCTCTGGTGCTAAAGGCCTGGAAAAGATAGTAAATTTTCTAAGACTGATGTAG